AGCACGGATTCATCAGGGTAAATAATCGGGAATTGGGACATCAGTTCTTCCGCTTCGCGTATCGCATCCGGAAGATCAAGTATGCGGTTTTCGGGCATTCCCCGGGTTGTTGACGCAACGAATTCAACTATCGACTGGTGCGCAATGCGGGGATGTCCGCCAGCTATGCCACCGCGAAGAACACTCTCTGCAATCCGTTGTTTGTCGGGGAAACGGTTGTCGTAACGATAGACCAATATGTTGGTGTCAATCAGCATCTGGGCTGCCCCGAGTGTAGAGTTCTTCCCGGGTCCAGCCCCGCTCAGTCGCTGGAGACATTGGTCTCACCGCTTCACGGGCCCGTTGGCGTGCGGTTGCCTCATCAAACATACGCAGACGCGTTTCGGTATCGAGCTCCTTTTTCTGCGCTTGGGCATTGGGGGGCACCACGCGAATGGTCTCTCCGGCCTCCTCAAAACGTATATCATCCCCTGGCCGGATTCCGTAACGCTCGGCAATTGCTTTTGGCACCGTTACCTGCAATTTACTGCTTACTTTAGCCATATCCTTACTTTACCAAAGAAAATTTCTTTGTCAATGAAATAGTAGATATTCTGCAGGGCCGGAGGATGAAAGCGATTGTAGCCGCGGTTGCCGAATCCTGCTTTGCTATGGAAGTGAATTCTGGCCCAAAGCGATAGCAAGGTGCTGGTTTAATAAAAATTCTGCGAACATCGCAATGAACGATTGGAAATCCGAATGGACATTGCCGAAGGTGATTCCTGCTGAACATTTATCACGGAACCTGACCGAGGTGCCGGTCCATTTTTCGGGTGCTCGTTGGCACAATGTGGAATTCGGCAACTCTCGGCCAGGCAATCCGTGATTCAATTTCAGCCTGATTCAGGCTTGAGCAAGAAATAACGGATGGAAAATAATTCTTCAAGAAATTCATCCCCTGACACAGCGGGAAGAGACACAGAAAAAGTCCGCTTTTTCGCAGAACCGGATTTCGTAATTCACAGTTTCCCACGGATTTCCGGAACGACTCCATCCACCGGTCGTCCCGGATTTTTATCTGTTTCGTAAGCCTCGAGCCTCTTGTCCAGTTCGACTTTCTGCACGAATGAAAGAGAGATAGAGTTCTGATCGGAGGCGATGCTGTCCCATAGGTTTTCTAAAAGACGAATCCGCTCATGGATCGATAAATTCTTCAAACTAAAATCCGTGCTCATAAGGTGCCTCAAATTCCGCGATTCGTAAAAAGCCGGGTGGTTATTAGTTGCGGAATAGGGTAACACATAATAATAAGGACTTACGATACCGGACGAAAGTGCTCGAGGCCGATCACATGAACAGGGCGTTTTACCCCTTTTTTCAGGTGGATGAAGGAGAAAGAAAAGGGATTTATGTATTTGACTTGACAAGCATTTCCCGCCCGTACAAGGCTTGAGCGCGCCACGGGAGCCATACTCCCCCAGAACACCTCCGGGAGAAACATGGAGCGAGCCATAGCGACTTTCAGTGAAAATTCCATGCTCTCTGCGAAAGAACTGAAAGCGGCATCAAATGGACAACTTG
The window above is part of the Candidatus Dadabacteria bacterium genome. Proteins encoded here:
- a CDS encoding PIN domain-containing protein; protein product: MLIDTNILVYRYDNRFPDKQRIAESVLRGGIAGGHPRIAHQSIVEFVASTTRGMPENRILDLPDAIREAEELMSQFPIIYPDESVLRTALRGAVVYGLSWFDAHIWSYAEVHGIRELFSEDFQHGRMYGTVTVQNPFLLYS
- a CDS encoding AbrB/MazE/SpoVT family DNA-binding domain-containing protein, giving the protein MAKVSSKLQVTVPKAIAERYGIRPGDDIRFEEAGETIRVVPPNAQAQKKELDTETRLRMFDEATARQRAREAVRPMSPATERGWTREELYTRGSPDAD
- a CDS encoding addiction module protein encodes the protein MKNLSIHERIRLLENLWDSIASDQNSISLSFVQKVELDKRLEAYETDKNPGRPVDGVVPEIRGKL